The Mycetohabitans endofungorum genome contains a region encoding:
- a CDS encoding HIT family protein: MNAGTPAGSAEVASRDAASCVFCAQEGGTVWWRDAWLRVIEADEPDYPGFCRLVWNAHVTEFSDLSAEEREHLIRALAALERALRATLNPDKINIASLGNMVAHQHWHVIPRFADDPHFPAPVWAARCREPSARQHAARVAAAAGLGAAVRDALQREFG, encoded by the coding sequence ATGAACGCTGGTACGCCTGCTGGGTCGGCCGAGGTTGCGTCGCGCGACGCGGCATCGTGCGTGTTCTGTGCGCAGGAGGGGGGCACCGTGTGGTGGCGCGACGCGTGGCTGCGGGTGATCGAGGCGGACGAGCCGGACTATCCGGGATTTTGTCGGCTCGTGTGGAACGCGCATGTCACCGAGTTTAGCGACCTGTCGGCTGAAGAGCGTGAGCATCTGATACGTGCGCTGGCTGCGCTCGAGCGCGCATTGCGCGCGACGTTGAATCCGGACAAGATCAATATCGCGAGTCTGGGCAACATGGTCGCTCACCAGCACTGGCACGTGATCCCGCGCTTTGCCGACGATCCGCATTTTCCGGCACCCGTGTGGGCCGCCCGGTGCCGCGAGCCGTCTGCGCGGCAGCATGCCGCACGCGTTGCGGCGGCGGCCGGCTTGGGCGCCGCGGTGCGCGACGCGTTGCAGCGCGAATTTGGCTGA
- a CDS encoding gamma-butyrobetaine hydroxylase-like domain-containing protein translates to MAGLSPDTPVPTGIVVHSASRVLELRYADGACYRLPFEYLRVWSPSAEVRGHGPGQETLQTGKRDVTIVSIEPVGHYALQPTFSDGHNSGIYSWDLLYDLATRQAEYWQAYLDKLADAGVDRDAPMGEAARTRDGHRH, encoded by the coding sequence ATGGCAGGTTTGTCTCCCGATACGCCGGTGCCGACTGGCATCGTCGTGCATTCGGCATCGCGCGTGCTGGAACTGCGCTATGCGGACGGTGCATGCTACAGGCTGCCTTTCGAGTACCTGCGGGTGTGGTCCCCGTCGGCCGAGGTGCGCGGGCACGGCCCGGGCCAGGAAACGCTGCAGACCGGCAAGCGCGACGTGACGATCGTGTCAATCGAGCCAGTTGGCCACTACGCGTTGCAGCCGACGTTTTCCGACGGACACAATTCCGGCATCTATTCATGGGATCTGCTGTACGATCTCGCGACTCGGCAAGCCGAATACTGGCAAGCCTATCTCGACAAGCTGGCGGACGCCGGCGTGGACCGTGACGCGCCGATGGGCGAGGCGGCGCGCACGCGCGACGGCCACCGCCACTGA
- the ubiE gene encoding bifunctional demethylmenaquinone methyltransferase/2-methoxy-6-polyprenyl-1,4-benzoquinol methylase UbiE has protein sequence MTKTHFGYQTVDESEKAHKVAGVFHSVASRYDVMNDLMSGGLHRMWKAFAIAQAGVRLGYSVLDLAGGTGDLAKAFARQAGPSGQVWHTDINESMLRVGRDRLLDQGIVTPTLLCDAEKIPFPDHYFNVVSVAFGLRNMTHKEVALAEMRRVLKPGGRLLVLEFSKVWQPLKKFYDVYSFKVLPWLGEKVARDSDSYRYLAESIRLHPDQDTLKTMMEQAGLDAVKYYNLSGGVVALHVATKY, from the coding sequence ATGACGAAGACCCATTTCGGTTATCAGACCGTCGATGAGAGCGAGAAGGCGCATAAGGTCGCTGGAGTGTTCCATTCCGTGGCCTCACGCTATGACGTGATGAATGACCTGATGTCGGGCGGACTGCACCGCATGTGGAAGGCCTTCGCCATCGCCCAGGCCGGGGTGCGTCTCGGCTACAGCGTGCTGGATCTGGCTGGTGGCACGGGCGACTTAGCCAAGGCGTTTGCCCGGCAAGCCGGACCGTCCGGACAGGTATGGCATACCGACATTAACGAGTCGATGCTGCGCGTGGGGCGCGACCGCCTGCTCGACCAGGGCATCGTCACGCCGACGCTATTGTGCGATGCGGAAAAAATTCCGTTTCCCGACCATTACTTCAATGTGGTGAGTGTCGCGTTCGGTCTGCGCAACATGACTCACAAGGAGGTCGCGCTCGCCGAGATGCGCCGCGTGCTCAAGCCTGGCGGCCGGCTGTTGGTACTGGAGTTCTCCAAAGTGTGGCAACCGCTGAAGAAGTTCTACGATGTGTATTCATTCAAGGTGTTGCCGTGGCTCGGCGAGAAAGTGGCGCGCGATTCCGACAGCTATCGGTACTTGGCCGAGTCGATTCGGCTGCACCCGGATCAGGACACGCTAAAAACAATGATGGAACAAGCTGGACTAGACGCCGTCAAATATTACAATCTGTCAGGTGGCGTTGTTGCACTGCATGTCGCCACCAAATACTAG
- a CDS encoding Tim44 domain-containing protein, with product MSAQSRFSSHSSHLPATGAPRLSTRISRRFGVIAAAGLLAIGSFSAFDADAKRMGGGRSIGKQSQITRQATPPAQPNAPRQGTPSQPAQGAQAARGQTPPPAAAQPKRNWMGPLAGLAAGFGLAALLSHFGLGGALASVLSNVILIALVALVGLWLFRKFANRNARPAAAYAHGGFEPPSSASLRQYDAPVAAPSQVPAADGLGQTGVVPEGQARVTADPSVLDVPVVPAGFDVDAFMRQAKVAFVRLQAAWDAGNLDDIREFTTPEMFAEIKLDLDSRHGENRTDVVQLNADLVGVEDRGGNEYVASVRFHGLLREAQGAAAEPFAEMWNLSRNARSGEGWVLAGIQQLS from the coding sequence ATGTCGGCTCAGTCCCGTTTTTCCAGTCATTCCTCCCATTTGCCCGCTACCGGCGCACCGCGCCTGAGCACACGCATCAGCCGCCGGTTCGGCGTGATTGCAGCAGCCGGCTTGTTGGCTATCGGCTCGTTCAGCGCATTCGATGCCGACGCAAAGCGCATGGGCGGCGGCCGCTCGATCGGCAAGCAGTCACAGATCACGCGGCAGGCGACGCCGCCCGCACAACCGAACGCGCCGCGGCAGGGCACGCCGTCCCAGCCCGCACAGGGCGCGCAGGCGGCCCGCGGGCAAACCCCGCCGCCCGCGGCGGCCCAGCCCAAGCGTAATTGGATGGGGCCACTCGCGGGATTGGCCGCCGGCTTTGGGTTGGCGGCGTTGTTGTCGCATTTTGGACTCGGCGGCGCGTTGGCCAGCGTACTAAGCAACGTGATCCTGATTGCCCTGGTTGCGCTCGTCGGGTTGTGGCTGTTCCGCAAGTTCGCTAATCGCAACGCACGGCCTGCTGCCGCTTATGCGCATGGTGGCTTCGAGCCGCCTTCCAGTGCGTCACTGCGGCAATATGACGCACCGGTGGCCGCGCCGTCGCAAGTACCCGCAGCGGACGGCTTGGGCCAAACGGGCGTCGTGCCCGAGGGCCAGGCCCGCGTCACCGCGGATCCTAGCGTGCTTGACGTTCCCGTGGTGCCAGCCGGCTTCGACGTCGACGCATTCATGCGCCAGGCAAAGGTGGCGTTCGTGCGGCTACAGGCGGCCTGGGATGCCGGCAATCTCGACGACATCCGCGAGTTCACGACGCCCGAAATGTTTGCCGAGATTAAGCTGGATCTCGATTCACGCCACGGTGAAAACCGCACCGACGTGGTGCAGTTGAACGCCGATCTGGTCGGCGTCGAGGACCGGGGTGGCAACGAGTACGTGGCGTCGGTGCGCTTCCATGGTCTGCTGCGCGAGGCCCAGGGTGCCGCGGCCGAGCCATTCGCCGAAATGTGGAACTTAAGCCGCAACGCGCGCAGCGGTGAAGGCTGGGTGCTGGCCGGCATCCAGCAACTGTCCTGA
- a CDS encoding ubiquinone biosynthesis accessory factor UbiJ: MTIAAKPFVAVVNHLLIREAWARERLLPYAGKTARLVLSPAVLELAVQGDGTVAVRQRPPAGATALAPAASGGACDVWAKAPHAARDGASASHAPMPPTVDVTITVPPSALSAFTAGGQAAILKHVRIEGDAEFAATIAKLAEHLRWEAEEDLARLIGDVPAHRIASVARAVSAYARRTAGGLVGSLTEYLLDENPQLVRRARFEQFGDELARARDTLARIEKRIERAECGVATRPGGAASSTGARSRSADDLH, encoded by the coding sequence ATGACCATTGCCGCCAAGCCTTTCGTTGCCGTCGTCAACCATTTACTGATCCGCGAAGCGTGGGCGCGCGAGCGCCTGCTGCCGTACGCGGGGAAAACCGCGCGGCTGGTGTTGTCTCCGGCCGTGCTAGAGTTGGCCGTGCAGGGCGATGGCACGGTCGCTGTGCGGCAGCGTCCGCCTGCCGGCGCCACTGCGCTGGCACCGGCCGCATCCGGCGGGGCGTGCGACGTGTGGGCCAAGGCACCGCACGCGGCGCGGGACGGCGCGTCGGCGTCGCACGCGCCTATGCCCCCAACGGTCGACGTAACGATCACGGTGCCGCCGTCGGCGTTGTCTGCGTTCACTGCCGGTGGGCAGGCGGCGATCCTCAAGCACGTGCGGATCGAGGGCGACGCGGAATTCGCGGCGACGATCGCGAAGCTCGCGGAGCATTTGCGCTGGGAGGCCGAGGAGGATCTCGCACGTCTGATCGGTGACGTGCCAGCCCACCGCATTGCGTCGGTGGCGCGGGCCGTCTCGGCCTACGCGCGCCGCACCGCAGGGGGCTTAGTCGGTTCGCTGACCGAATACCTGCTGGACGAGAATCCGCAACTGGTCCGCCGCGCACGATTCGAGCAATTCGGCGATGAGCTCGCGCGCGCGCGCGACACGCTTGCTCGGATCGAGAAGCGCATCGAGCGCGCCGAATGCGGCGTCGCGACGCGCCCGGGCGGCGCCGCGTCATCCACGGGAGCACGCTCCCGCTCGGCTGACGACCTGCACTGA
- the ubiB gene encoding ubiquinone biosynthesis regulatory protein kinase UbiB — protein sequence MRILRFFKILFTVYRFGLDEVMLGHIADWRVKLLVRVMTFGRPIRIPRAQRLRLALESLGPIFVKFGQVLSTRRDLLPVDIATELAKLQDQVPPFDSAVATALIERSLGKPVDVLFDEFERVPVASASIAQVHFARLKSGTHAGKPVAIKVLRPGMLPVIDSDLALLRDIARWTERLWADGKRLRPREVVAEFDKYLHDELDLMREAANASQLRRNFAALDLLLVPEMYWEYCTSTVIVMERMIGVPISQVDTLRSAGVDIPKLARQGVEIFFTQVFRDGFFHADMHPGNIQVSLDPDHFGRYIALDFGIIGALSDFDKNYLAQNFLAFFKRDYHRVATLHLESGWVPPHTRVEELESAIRAVCEPYFDRALKDISLGQVLMRLFSTSRRFNVEIQPQLVLLQKTMLNVEGLGRALDPELDLWKTAKPYLERWMNDQIGWRGWMERLKIESPQWSKTLPQVPRLIHHALSRHHDQPPRATEALMRRILIEQQRTNRLLQGLLVFGVAVGAGVLLAHFGLASLVGIESCIGGPR from the coding sequence ATGAGAATCCTACGCTTTTTCAAAATACTATTTACAGTCTATCGCTTCGGACTCGACGAGGTGATGCTGGGGCACATTGCCGACTGGCGCGTGAAGCTGCTGGTGCGCGTGATGACGTTCGGCCGTCCGATCCGGATTCCGCGCGCGCAGCGGTTGCGCCTGGCGTTGGAAAGTCTCGGGCCGATCTTCGTGAAGTTCGGTCAGGTCCTGTCCACCCGGCGCGACCTGTTGCCGGTGGATATCGCGACCGAGCTGGCGAAGCTGCAGGATCAGGTCCCGCCATTCGATTCTGCGGTGGCGACCGCGTTGATCGAGAGGTCGCTGGGCAAGCCGGTCGATGTGCTGTTCGACGAGTTCGAACGGGTGCCGGTGGCCAGCGCTTCGATCGCGCAGGTGCACTTCGCGCGCCTGAAGAGCGGCACGCACGCCGGCAAGCCCGTGGCAATCAAGGTGCTGCGCCCCGGCATGCTGCCGGTGATCGACTCCGATCTCGCGCTATTGCGCGACATCGCGCGCTGGACCGAGCGGCTGTGGGCTGACGGCAAGCGGCTGCGGCCCCGCGAGGTGGTGGCGGAGTTCGATAAGTACCTGCACGACGAATTGGATCTGATGCGCGAGGCGGCGAACGCAAGCCAACTGCGCCGCAACTTTGCTGCACTGGACCTGCTGCTGGTGCCGGAGATGTACTGGGAGTATTGCACGTCGACGGTGATCGTGATGGAGCGGATGATTGGCGTGCCGATCAGCCAGGTAGACACGCTGCGCTCGGCCGGCGTCGACATCCCGAAGCTTGCGCGGCAAGGCGTGGAGATCTTCTTCACACAGGTGTTTCGCGACGGGTTCTTCCATGCAGACATGCACCCCGGCAACATCCAGGTGAGCTTAGACCCGGACCATTTCGGCCGTTATATCGCGCTGGACTTCGGGATCATCGGCGCGCTGTCGGATTTCGACAAGAATTATCTGGCGCAGAATTTCCTTGCGTTTTTCAAACGCGACTACCACCGGGTCGCGACGTTGCACCTGGAATCCGGGTGGGTGCCCCCGCACACGCGGGTCGAGGAACTGGAGAGCGCGATCCGCGCGGTGTGCGAGCCGTACTTCGACCGCGCGCTGAAGGACATTTCGCTCGGCCAGGTGCTGATGCGACTGTTCTCGACGTCGCGGCGCTTCAACGTCGAGATCCAGCCGCAATTGGTCCTGCTGCAAAAGACGATGCTCAACGTCGAGGGCCTGGGCCGCGCGCTTGACCCGGAACTCGATCTGTGGAAAACGGCCAAGCCGTATCTCGAGCGCTGGATGAACGATCAGATTGGCTGGCGCGGTTGGATGGAAAGGCTGAAAATCGAATCGCCGCAATGGAGCAAGACGCTGCCACAAGTGCCGCGCCTGATCCATCATGCGTTGTCCCGGCATCACGATCAGCCGCCGCGTGCGACCGAGGCTTTGATGCGGCGGATACTGATTGAGCAGCAACGGACCAACCGTTTGCTACAAGGACTGCTGGTATTCGGGGTGGCGGTCGGCGCCGGCGTGCTGCTGGCCCACTTCGGGCTGGCGTCCCTGGTTGGTATCGAGTCGTGTATCGGAGGTCCCCGATGA